In Desulfovibrio sp. Fe33, the genomic window TTCCCCCAAAACCTGCGGGACATCAGCGGGGCGGCGGCCAAATACGCGGCGGTCATCTCCCGCGTGCTTCGGGTGGATGTGGAGATCGTGGACGGGGGGCTCTATCGCGTGGCCGGGACCGGACGGTTCGCCGGGCTGGTGGGCAAGCAGATGTCCTCGGCCAGCGGCGTGTATCGCCAGGTGCTCAAGACAGGACGGCCGCTGGTTATTCAGGAGCCGGGCTTTTCCGAGTTCTGCGTCGGATGCCCCAACTGGAGATCCTGCGATGAAACCTTCGAGATGAGCACGCCCATCATCTATAAGGATGCGGTTGTAGGCGTCATCGGATTCGTCTGCTTCACCAAGGAGCAAAAGGACCATATCCAGGATAATTTTGAAGTTTTTTTCGATTTTTTGACCCAAATGGGCGACATTTTGGCTTCCAAGGTGGTCGAATCAATGGAATTGACGCGGAGCAGGGCGCTGGGCGAGCTGCTTGAGACCGTTGTGGACAAGGTGGACGAGGGCGTGCTTCTGCTCTCCGGCGACGGGCGAATCGTCCGTTCCAACCGCGCTGCGCAACAGATTCTCGATTTTCCCGTCGAGGAGCAGGGCTCCATCACCGTGAACCTGGCGCGAGGCGAAAATCGACTTTTACAATATTCGGAATATTCGGTCGGTATCCTTGGGCGGTCGCATTACGTTGCCGGGAACGAATACAACCTCCAGCACGGCGAAAGCTCCTGCATGTTCATGTTCCGCGATGCCCAGCTCATGCACGACAACGCCCTGCGGCTGGCCTCCTCGCATGAACGGCTCGGACTTGACGCCATCCTCGGGACTTCGGAGGTCATCGCCGCGCTCAAGAAACAGGTGTCCAGGCTCGCGGACTCCATTTCCTCGGTGCTGGTCACCGGCGAATCCGGCACGGGCAAGGAGCTTGTGGCCCGCGCTCTCAACGAGGAGGGCGGCCGTCGCGAAGGACCTTTCGTGGCCATCAACTGCGGTGCGATTCCCGAAACGCTTCTCGAAAGCGAACTTTTCGGATACGTGGGCGGCGCTTTCACCGGAGCCAATCCCAAGGGAAAGATGGGCCGTTTCGAACAGGCCAACGGCGGAACCCTGTTTCTCGACGAGATAGGCGACATGCCGCTGCATCTTCAGGCCAAGCTCCTGCGAGCCCTGGAACAGCGCGAAGTGACGCGCCTCGGATCGACCCAGTCCACGGCCATCGATGTGCGCGTGGTCTCGGCCACCAACCGCAACCTG contains:
- a CDS encoding sigma-54-dependent Fis family transcriptional regulator — encoded protein: MGYFPQNLRDISGAAAKYAAVISRVLRVDVEIVDGGLYRVAGTGRFAGLVGKQMSSASGVYRQVLKTGRPLVIQEPGFSEFCVGCPNWRSCDETFEMSTPIIYKDAVVGVIGFVCFTKEQKDHIQDNFEVFFDFLTQMGDILASKVVESMELTRSRALGELLETVVDKVDEGVLLLSGDGRIVRSNRAAQQILDFPVEEQGSITVNLARGENRLLQYSEYSVGILGRSHYVAGNEYNLQHGESSCMFMFRDAQLMHDNALRLASSHERLGLDAILGTSEVIAALKKQVSRLADSISSVLVTGESGTGKELVARALNEEGGRREGPFVAINCGAIPETLLESELFGYVGGAFTGANPKGKMGRFEQANGGTLFLDEIGDMPLHLQAKLLRALEQREVTRLGSTQSTAIDVRVVSATNRNLEEMVHSGTFREDLFYRLNVIPIHIPPLRERPRDIHLLSKVFLEQSMARLDKEILTIKESFWTTVSEYHWPGNVRELQNTMEYVANVVDSPAVITRETLPIKVRSGGQEFEYADYNLENMERTVIQQALKTFGDEDSSKAAKERVARKLGIGIATLYRKIKKYGLE